A region from the Acyrthosiphon pisum isolate AL4f chromosome A1, pea_aphid_22Mar2018_4r6ur, whole genome shotgun sequence genome encodes:
- the LOC100161347 gene encoding UPF0510 protein INM02-like precursor, whose protein sequence is MMHYKLICLFCSVLSGIYCSDTSYDSISDVYLEHELIPNAGFTKRSSILVNLESRNDVVSTTSINDSDIQLLKQLASKNELYRLKVTVRTLSGKETRFLTFTRACLIVGSKLNDILTLHLDHLDSPFAVNLATTSNNCNSFNELDTSNFTTTVFFRRPESSPVPDTATYIQKMERERDAREKGKSSNNKSMLGKYWMYILPLVIFMMIAGASNPEARQ, encoded by the exons ATGATgcattataaacttatatgCTTATTTTGTTCCGTGTTAAGTGGTATTTACTGTTct GATACAAGTTATGATTCAATATCTGATGTTTATTTAGAACATGAATTGATCCCCAATGCTGGTTTCACTAAACGCAGCTCTATTCTTGTCAATTTGGAGTCTAGGAACGATGTTGTATCTACTACTAGTATTAATGATTCagacatacaattattaaaa CAATTAGCatctaaaaatgaactataCAGATTAAAAGTCACTGTTAGAACATTGTCTGGCAAAGAAACACGTTTTCTCACTTTTACTAGGGCATGCCTTATAGTTGGAtctaaattaaatgatattttaacacTACATTTGGATCACTTAGACTCTCCATTTGCGGTTAACTTAGCTACTACGTCTAACAACTGCAACAGTTTTAACGAATTGGACACAAGTAACTTCACAACTACAGTATTTTTCAGAAGACCAGAAAGCAGTCCAGT ACCCGATACCGCAACTTATATTCAGAAGATGGAACGTGAGCGTGACGCCAGGGAAAAAGGAAAATCAAGCAATAACAAATCAATGCTCGgaaaatat tggATGTATATATTACCATTAGTCATATTTATGATGATTGCTGGTGCATCAAATCCAGAAGCAAGACAGTAA
- the LOC100168190 gene encoding B-box type zinc finger protein ncl-1 → MDTSSLDSSNDFLIEDETNLEVNTCKICKNEYMCPRVLNCLHVFCEKCILQLVNVNSMFSVLNIICPTCSQPTTTQLNRGTLTLPQDYVTRDILEVERLKTHRLVCKSCRDNKEATHKCITCCNFLCSSCESMHKMLVTPGQYHYMVSIDEMIQSAQDKTALHKMVLCEKHNNEQMVYYCNTCNELACTKCLNIPSPRTCQHSYDSLSNAYKKYGTELEYLVRESKNVMKNVSTLPATLEKALDNLQTSHDHVKSNVEETFHRFKAILETCKNEVLVQLKSSQKQQELKIMDKFEEVKKITDNIGGVQQFATRLLENGSESEIMALKKLIFTQMLQLFGQIPDVDVDAKLLYSPDISGFENHCRKYFGQIETEQGMNVAVAPISPPTPRTNFLTDRVFPPPMLSPMVESQIFDLNLARLCSLNVDDNPILSTMSSPDSLGDLLNTTTSLDGSFALNNLQALAKLDNLNINNNNNNMLQSLMSPLALNQSGLDPFSVGSVSSLSSPTTTLSPDIYGVATNSSWYSKERRAPPTRPKRHSSRPSMDIVAKFGQMGSGLGQFHSPHGFCLSPTEDIVVADTHNHRIQVFEKDGTYKTEFGREGKEDGYLFYPRKVVFLNHNQIVVCDRGSDRSRVQIFEYPTGKFIKKIQVQFIEIVAGVAVTANGHLALVDSVHPTVFVLNVNEDNGIMKWFDCASYMEEPSDIIVRDDDYYVCDFKGHSIVVFNDEGVCLRRIGGEYITSFPNGIDISENGEILVGDSHGNRFHVAVFSHDGTHLTDLECPYIKVSRCCGLKITSGGHIVTLAKNNHHVLVLNATV, encoded by the exons aTGGATACTTCATCTTTAGATTCAAGTAATGACTTTTTGATTGAAGATGAAACTAATTTGGAGGTTAACACTTGTAAAATTTGCAA AAATGAGTACATGTGCCCGAGGGTTCTCAACTGTTTGCatgtattttgtgaaaaatgcaTCTTACAACTCGTAAATGTTAACTCAATGTTTAGtgttcttaatataatatgtcctacATGCAGTCAACCAACAAct acTCAATTAAATCGTGGCACTTTGACATTACCCCAAGATTATGTGACTAGGGATATTCTGGAAGTTGAAAGGTTGAAGACCCATAGACTAGTTTGCAAATCTTGTAGAGATAATAAAGAAGCAACTCATAAATGTATTACTTGCTGCAATTTTTTGTGTTCTAGTTGTGAGAGTATGCACAAG atgcTTGTAACACCAGGGCAATATCACTATATGGTTTCTATCGATGAAATGATCCAAAGTGCTCAAGATAAAACTGCTCTACATAAAATGGTTTTGTGTGAAAAACACAATAATGAACAAATGGTGTACTATTGCAACACTTGTAAT gaGTTGGCTTGTACTAAATGTCTCAATATACCTTCTCCGAGGACATGTCAACATAGTTATGATAGTCTTTCcaatgcttacaaaaaatatgGAACAGAGTTGGAATATCTAGTGCgtgaaagtaaaaatgttatgaaaaatgtttCTACTTTGCCAGCTACTTTAGAAAAAGCATTGGATAATTTACAAACTTCTCATGATCATGTAAAATCAAACGTGGAAGAAACTTttcat cgTTTTAAAGCTATATTAGAGACATGTAAAAATGAGGTATTGGTACAGCTTAAATCCTCCCAAAAACAACAAGAATTAAAGATTATGGACAAATTTGAaga GGTGAAGAAAATCACAGACAACATTGGTGGAGTACAACAATTTGCCACACGTCTATTAGAAAATGGAAGTGAATCTGAAATTAtggcattaaaaaaattaatttttactcagATGCTTCAGTTATTTGGTCAAATACCAGATGTTGATGTAGATGCTAAGCTTTTGTATTCTCCTGATATTAGTGGTTTTGAAAATCATTGCCga aaatattttggcCAAATTGAAACAGAACAAGGGATGAATGTGGCAGTTGCACCTATCTCTCCGCCTACTCCAAGAACTAATTTTTTAACTGACCGCGTCTTTCCTCCGCCTATGTTGTCACCTATGGTTGAATCGcagatatttgatttaaatttggcACGCTTATGTTCATTAAATGTTGATGATAATCCTATTTTATCAACAATGTCATCCCCTGATTCATTGGGTGATTTATTGAATACAACAACTAGTTTGGATGGTAGTTTtgctttaaacaatttacaggCACTTGCTAAACTagataatttgaacatcaacaataacaataata ATATGCTTCAAAGCCTGATGAGTCCATTAGCTTTGAATCAATCTGGCTTAGACCCATTTTCGGTAGGTAGTGTGTCATCTCTGAGTTCTCCTACAACTACTTTATCTCCTG atatatatgGAGTAGCTACTAATTCAAGTTGGTACAGCAAAGAAAGAAGAGCTCCACCAACTCGGCCAAAACGTCATTCTAGTAGGCCTAGTATGGATATAGTAGCAAAATTTGGTCAAATGGGTAGTGGTCTTGGACAATTCCATTCACCTCATGGTTTTTGTCTTAGTCCAACTGAAGATATTGTTGTTGCTGATACGCACAATCACCGTATTCAG gtatttgaaaaaGATGGTACTTATAAGACTGAATTTGGCAGAGAAGGCAAAGAGGATGGATACTTATTTTATCCTAGAAAAGTGGTTTTCTTAAACCATAATCAAATAGTTGTTTGTGATCGTGGTTCTGATCGATCCAGagtacaaatatttgaatatcctacaggtaaatttataaaaaagattCAGGTCCAGTTTATTGAAATTGTGGCTGGAGTGGCTGTGACTGCAAATGGACATCTTGCACTGGTTGATAGTGTACACCCAacagtatttgttttaaatgtaaatgaaGATAACGGCATCATGAAATGGTTTGATTGTGCTTCATATATGGAAGAACCATCAGACATTATTGTCAGAG atgacgattattatgtttgtgattTCAAAGGACACTCAATCGTAGTGTTTAATGATGAAGGTGTATGTTTAAGACGTATTGGTGGTGAATACATCACTAGTTTTCCAAATGGCATAGACATATCAGAAAATGGGGAAATATTAGTTGGAGATTCTCATGGCAATCGTTTCCATGTTGCAGTTTTTTCTCATGATGGCACTCATTTAACAGATTTAGAGTGTCCTTATATTAAa gtGTCTCGTTGTTGTGGATTGAAAATAACTAGCGGTGGTCATATTGTTACTTTAGCAAAAAATAATCACCATGTTCTTGTCTTGAATGCAACTGTGTAA
- the LOC100159298 gene encoding N-acetylglucosamine-6-phosphate deacetylase — MNIVTKYFNCNILKDGQILAHDLWVVDGRIENPEIIFYDNKKIPDIEIDCLGSLITPGFIDLQINGAFGVDFTYHNGDGLDIVRKGLLKYGVTGFCPTIVSTTSSNYHEILPKFKRCRGDEQGAAVLGAHVEGPFISGLKHGAHSLSNIKTLENSNLIDTYGSLDNIQIVTLAPELNGSMEVIKLLSNNGIVVSLGHTSSNMETSIQAVKNGATFITHLFNAMLSFHHRDPGLIGLIACPPTVEKPLFFGIIADGTHTHPAALKIAHKVNPEGLVLVTDALSAIGLPDGIHHLGDEQIEVKNSKAYIANTNTLCGSVTSLDECMRYFIEATNCSVAEAIETVTLHPAQVLGIQQFKGTLNYGADADFVFLGPKLNVQSTWINGQCVFEHNSGAGYIVKKTT, encoded by the exons ATGAATAttgttactaaatattttaactgcaaCATTTTAAAAGATGGACAAATTCTTGCACACGACCTATGGGTCGTGGATGGTCGAATAGAAAAtcctgaaattatattttatgacaataaaaaaattccagacaTTGAAATTGATTGCCTAGGATCTTTAATAACTCCTGGATTTATAGATTTGCAAATCAACG gAGCTTTTGGAGTTGATTTTACTTACCATAATGGAGATGGGCTTGATATAGTTAGAAAAGGATTATTAAAATACGGTGTTACTGGATTTTGTCCTACTATAGTCTCAACAACCAGTTCAAATTACCATGAA atattACCTAAGTTCAAACGTTGTCGTGGTGATGAACAAGGAGCTGCAGTTTTAGGGGCGCACGTTGAAGGTCCATTCATTAGTGGTCTAAAACATGGGGCACATAGTCtttctaatataaaaacctTAGAAAATTCTAACTTGATAGATACTTATGGTAGCTTggataatatacaaatagttaCTCTAGCTCCTGAACTTAATGGTTCAATGGAGGTAATCAAACTATTATCTAATAACGGAATTGTAGTATCATTAGGACACACATCATCAAATATGGAAACTAGTATACAAGCAGTAAAAAATGGCGCTacatttattacacatttatttaatgCAATGCTTTCT tttCATCATAGAGATCCAGGGTTGATTGGACTCATAGCATGTCCACCTACCGTTGAGAAGCcattattttttggtattataGCTGATGGTACTCATACACATCCAGCAGCATTAAAAATTGCCCATAAAGTCAACCCAGAAGGACTTGTGTTGGTAACAGATGCATTGTCAGCTATTGGGCTACCCGATGGAATTCATCATTTGGGTGATGAGCAGATAGAAGTAAAGAATTCAAAAGCATACATAGCAAACACAAATACATTATGTGGTAGTGTGACTTCTTTAGATGAATGTATGAGATATTTTATTGAAGCAACAA atTGTAGTGTTGCTGAAGCAATTGAGACAGTAACTTTACATCCAGCTCAAGTTTTAGGGATACAACAATTTAAAGGCACACTTAACTATGGAGCTGAtgctgattttgtatttttgggacctaaattaaatgttcaatcaaCTTGGATCAATGGACAGTGTGTGTTTGAACATAATAGTGGAGCTGgttatattgtgaaaaaaactacataa
- the LOC100161347 gene encoding UPF0510 protein INM02-like isoform X1 codes for MMHYKLICLFCSVLSGIYCSDTSYDSISDVYLEHELIPNAGFTKRSSILVNLESRNDVVSTTSINDSDIQLLKQLASKNELYRLKVTVRTLSGKETRFLTFTRACLIVGSKLNDILTLHLDHLDSPFAVNLATTSNNCNSFNELDTSNFTTTVFFRRPESSPVFVFDFFYSQIFNYLYGTTFLVICRPDTATYIQKMERERDAREKGKSSNNKSMLGKYWMYILPLVIFMMIAGASNPEARQ; via the exons ATGATgcattataaacttatatgCTTATTTTGTTCCGTGTTAAGTGGTATTTACTGTTct GATACAAGTTATGATTCAATATCTGATGTTTATTTAGAACATGAATTGATCCCCAATGCTGGTTTCACTAAACGCAGCTCTATTCTTGTCAATTTGGAGTCTAGGAACGATGTTGTATCTACTACTAGTATTAATGATTCagacatacaattattaaaa CAATTAGCatctaaaaatgaactataCAGATTAAAAGTCACTGTTAGAACATTGTCTGGCAAAGAAACACGTTTTCTCACTTTTACTAGGGCATGCCTTATAGTTGGAtctaaattaaatgatattttaacacTACATTTGGATCACTTAGACTCTCCATTTGCGGTTAACTTAGCTACTACGTCTAACAACTGCAACAGTTTTAACGAATTGGACACAAGTAACTTCACAACTACAGTATTTTTCAGAAGACCAGAAAGCAGTCCAGTgttcgtttttgattttttttactctcaaatattcaattatttatatggaACAACATTTTTGGTTATTTGTAGACCCGATACCGCAACTTATATTCAGAAGATGGAACGTGAGCGTGACGCCAGGGAAAAAGGAAAATCAAGCAATAACAAATCAATGCTCGgaaaatat tggATGTATATATTACCATTAGTCATATTTATGATGATTGCTGGTGCATCAAATCCAGAAGCAAGACAGTAA